The Daucus carota subsp. sativus chromosome 2, DH1 v3.0, whole genome shotgun sequence genome includes a window with the following:
- the LOC108207275 gene encoding uncharacterized protein LOC108207275 — protein MQILSFKSERSRAFWTTCLASAFRTALACAIVGGITLFGPMSIRSQITLPAFSYVTVIIIIVDATLGDTFRGCWYALYATVQGVCPAIFCLWLLGPARLTTLVTSVLVGGSAFVVVLPQNTHVIAKRIALGQIVLVYVIGYINGVNTEPIMHPIHVATSTAIGVFACVLALLFPVPNLACVEVKRSCRLIAENYSERLNLMMKAFLEEDKKSALAFMSQAKSKATKGTKLLHSIISKQESMQWERFGIKCLGPYCATPGQRLQELETPLMGMSIALSSCQKFPMKLLNLELKDGLHKLEEHIDMSFTRIKNRLPFDLATVSESNTDDEVDALQALQSVPTEQKDLPSFFFLFCLKLLQNKVLGTKRDDPPNKSAKVDDSQNKQIHQGSICTGAKRLMPAFKCALSLFLAVLFGLMYSKKDGYWSGLPVAITFAASREATFKVANLKAQGTVLGTVYGVLGCFLFERYVKLRFISLFPWFVITELLRRSKMYAQAGGVSAVIGAVLILGRTGFRSPSEFAIARIVETFIGLSCSILVNISFQPTRASTLAKTQLSASLKSLHECVEGINLSFSSITKFRESQKGLKSSVTELRKLIAEAEVEPNFWFLPFHGAAYNKVLKSLSKMVDVLHFGAESIEFIEKELHGPHHDRHVEIMTELDSDIQVLKEKVGNSVKCCEGITKIKSVAVLETEIEKNGIACDVEAGKASIPSMFMSSDYDLDNKIEKILSCYLGNVKKMIDRDERQEKKQMVLGLSGLAFCMGILVAETTEVEKTIEELVQWENPSSHVNLHDISFKIHALQNL, from the exons ATGCAAATCCTAAGCTTCAAATCCGAAAGAAGCAGAGCTTTCTGGACTACATGTCTAGCCTCAGCTTTCCGAACAGCCTTAGCTTGTGCCATAGTAGGCGGCATCACTCTTTTCGGCCCCATGTCAATCCGAAGCCAGATAACACTCCCTGCATTTTCATACGTCACGGTTATCATCATCATCGTTGATGCCACCTTAGGCGACACTTTCAGAGGTTGCTGGTACGCTCTTTACGCGACAGTCCAAGGAGTCTGTCCAGCTATTTTCTGCTTGTGGCTGCTCGGTCCAGCTCGTCTCACGACGCTGGTCACGTCTGTGTTGGTGGGGGGGAGTGCATTCGTGGTGGTCTTGCCACAAAACACACATGTGATAGCCAAGAGAATAGCTCTGGGACAGATTGTGTTGGTGTATGTTATAGGCTATATTAATGGTGTCAATACTGAGCCTATTATGCATCCTATTCACGTCGCGACTAGTACAGCGATTGGAGTCTTTGCTTGTGTCTTGGCCCTCTTGTTTCCTGTCCCAAATTTGGCTTGCGTCGAG GTAAAGCGGAGTTGCAGACTAATTGCAGAGAATTATTCAGAGAGGCTAAATCTAATGATGAAGGCATTCTTGGAAGAAGATAAGAAATCCGCTTTAGCATTCATGTCTCAAGCCAAGTCTAAGGCTACTAAAGGAACCAAACTTCTCCATAGTATCATATCCAAGCAA GAAAGCATGCAGTGGGAGAGATTCGGAATCAAATGCTTGGGACCTTATTGTGCAACTCCAGGACAGAGACTTCAAGAGTTAGAAACACCATTGATGGGAATGTCGATTGCTTTATCGAGCTGTCAGAAATTTCCAATGAAATTGCTAAATTTAGAGCTCAAAGATGGTCTGCATAAGCTAGAGGAGCACATTGATATGAGCTTTACCCGGATCAAGAACCGCCTTCCATTTGATTTAGCCACTGTTTCTGAATCAAACACGGATGATGAAGTGGACGCCCTTCAAGCTTTACAATCTGTACCAACAGAACAGAAAGATTTGCCatcttttttcttcttattttgtcTGAAACTCCTTCAAAATAAAGTACTTGGTACCAAAAGAGATGATCCTCCCAACAAGTCAGCAAAAGTAGATGATtcacaaaacaaacaaattcaTCAAGGGAGCATTTGTACCGGTGCTAAGAGATTAATGCCAGCCTTTAAGTGTGCACTTTCTCTATTTCTTGCGGTGCTCTTTGGTTTAATGTATAGTAAAAAAGATGGATACTGGTCAGGTCTTCCTGTAGCTATTACTTTCGCAGCATCAAGAGAAGCAACGTTTAAGGTTGCTAATCTCAAAGCTCAAGGGACTGTTCTTGGAACCGTGTATGGTGTCCTGGGGTGCTTTCTTTTTGAAAGATACGTAAAATTAAGGTTCATTTCTCTCTTTCCTTGGTTCGTTATTACTGAACTTTTGAGGCGTAGTAAAATGTATGCCCAGGCCGGAGGAGTTTCAGCTGTCATTGGAGCAGTACTTATATTGGGAAGAACAGGTTTTAGATCTCCAAGTGAATTTGCCATAGCTAGAATTGTTGAAACTTTTATTGGATTATCCTGTTCTATATTGGTAAATATCAGTTTCCAACCTACAAGAGCTTCGACACTAGCTAAAACTCAACTCTCTGCAAGCCTCAAGTCCTTGCATGAATGTGTTGAGGGTATCAATCTATCTTTTTCAAGCATAACCAAGTTCCGAGAAAGCCAGAAGGGGCTTAAGTCTAGTGTAACAGAGCTAAGAAAACTCATTGCAGAGGCTGAAGTGGAGCCAAACTTCTGGTTTCTGCCTTTTCATGGTGCAGCCTACAACAAGGTCTTAAAATCCCTATCAAAGATGGTGGATGTATTGCATTTTGGAGCTGAATCAATCGAATTCATAGAGAAAGAACTGCATGGACCACATCATGACCGCCACGTAGAGATTATGACAGAACTGGACAGTGATATTCAGGTCTTAAAGGAAAAGGTTGGAAATTCAGTAAAATGTTGTGAGGGAATCACAAAGATAAAATCAGTGGCGGTTCTCGAAACGGAGATTGAAAAGAATGGCATTGCCTGTGATGTGGAGGCTGGAAAAGCATCTATTCCAAGTATGTTCATGTCTTCTGACTATGATTTGGATAATAAGATTGAGAAGATCTTAAGTTGTTACCTTGGAAATGTTAAGAAGATGATTGACAGAGATGAAAGGCAGGAGAAGAAGCAGATGGTTCTGGGACTGAGTGGTCTGGCCTTTTGTATGGGAATTTTAGTTGCAGAAACAACAGAGGTTGAGAAGACAATTGAAGAACTTGTGCAGTGGGAGAATCCTTCTAGCCATGTTAACTTGCatgatatttcttttaaaatacatGCTCTACAAAATCTCTGA